In Cyprinus carpio isolate SPL01 chromosome A1, ASM1834038v1, whole genome shotgun sequence, the following proteins share a genomic window:
- the LOC109079371 gene encoding stromal interaction molecule 2-like, with protein sequence MHKSCLTVLLVLRGLIICVCSSDEHPGLYKDTTVISDPCLKVSPPCMTEADRFSLEALQHIHREMDDDQDGGIEVEESVEFIIEDMQQQQQANKHSKLHQEDQHITLEELWKGWKSSEVHNWTQEDVLRWLREFVELTQYEKGFKELHVNGNTLPRIAANEPSFMSTYLKIQDQQHKQKLKLKALDVVLFGPPTRPPHNWMKDLVLIVSVVMGVGGCWFAKVQNKASKVHITKMMKDLESLQRAEQSLRDLQEQLEKAQEEKRTVAVEKKNLEEKMRNEIQGAQEEANRLHKLRDGAVSELSRLWYAEEELGQVRNALKRAEKDMQSLWSVPETLQLWLQLTYEVEVQYYNVKKQSAEQQLVTAKDEAEKIKKKMSSVLGTLLVAHSSSLDQVDQRILEAKNALAEVTACLRERLHRWQQIESLCGFPVMKNAGLPSLSASLYPDPNWMLMPRAVIQSYQVPVSVEDMEKEMPQIIPKIPGTVSPLKCSPRSLVCSRRSGHIVPSPVIVSPDPDLLIPIRTPVRRYGDEEEEEHIKFSPLVRQDSMETSSDPDSIGSSINRMYSTLDVSTRRKYIFSDKMPRKISLDEQEDIPSRKISEEEMDESLVNTLRKVSRDELDINTPSRKTSRDELEATVDHPKQLGRGEIEASIDSRKSPRDLPLDSTMRYYSTEKMCPAFSMDTQRQRSLRKDHMDSISRVIPKAELNKDTTRYSDALMNTSIKRKENLDFPTNIQRGRVFRENSFDATFDSSVESSKQLKMVGKTYSSKDIPSRMTAQDEFDVPTDFERQKIRDISMDMATKNILKEEFERSKSFKENREIPSKKISRDEQDIAMETQRIQRKIDSSVETPIGKIQREMVGLSVEAPRCKISQEEFLVTNPPDLTVCSVMLWKPASDSLSTLVYDGILDKSNENPLMPSPGDLSHASSVSCSSQSLLGNEGQSANLSSSESCGRDKGKKSSKLKNIFKKIKGKEKDKDS encoded by the exons ATGCACAAGTCCTGCCTCACCGTACTTCTGGTGCTGCGCGGACTCATCATCTGCGTCTGTTCCAGCGATGAGCACCCTGGACTGTACAAGGACACAACTGTGATCTCAG ATCCATGTCTGAAAGTGAGCCCTCCATGTATGACAGAGGCTGACCGCTTCAGCCTGGAGGCTCTTCAGCACATCCACAGAGAGATGGATGATGATCAGGATGGAGGCATTGAGGTGGAGGAGAGTGTTGAG TTCATCATTGAAGATATGCAGCAGCAACAACAGGCAAACAAGCACAGTAAACTCCATCAAGAGGACCAGCATATCACTTTGGAGGAGCTTTGGAAAGGCTGGAAATCTTCTGAGG TTCATAACTGGACTCAGGAGGATGTCTTGAGGTGGCTAAGAGAGTTTGTTGAGTTGACTCAATATGAAAAGGGCTTCAAAGAGCtgcatgtcaatgggaacacctTGCCCAG AATTGCTGCCAATGAGCCATCATTTATGAGCACTTATCTGAAGATCCAGGACcagcaacacaaacaaaaactcaagCTCAAAGCTCTGGATGTAGTGCTGTTTGGCCCACCTACAC GACCCCCACACAACTGGATGAAAGACCTGGTTCTGATAGTGTCAGTAGTAATGGGTGTTGGTGGATGCTGGTTTGCAAAAGTACAGAATAAAGCATCTAAGGTACATATTACAAAGATGATGAAGGACCTGGAGAGCTTGCAGAGAGCTGAACAAAGCCTCAGAGACTTACAGGAGCA GTTGGAAAAGGCCCAGGAAGAGAAGCGCACCGTGGCAGTAGAGAAGAAGAATCTAGAGGAAAAGATGAGGAATGAGATTCAGGGCGCTCAGGAAGAGGCCAACCGCCTGCACAAACTCCGAGATGGAGCAGTGAGTGAACTCAGCCGTCTTTGGTATGCAGAAGAAGAGCTCGGACAG GTGCGTAATGCATTGAAGAGGGCCGAAAAAGACATGCAGTCCCTCTGGTCAGTTCCTGAAACTTTGCAGCTGTGGCTACAGCTCACCTATGAGGTGGAGGTCCAGTACTACAATGTCAAGAAGCAAAGTGCAGAACAACAACTCGTTACAGCTAAAGATGAG GCTGAGAAGATCAAGAAAAAAATGAGCTCTGTGTTGGGTACACTACTTGTTGCTCACAGCTCCTCATTGGATCAAGTGGATCAGAGAATTCTGGAGGCCAA GAATGCACTAGCAGAGGTGACTGCTTGTCTACGGGAGCGTCTGCATCGATGGCAGCAGATTGAGAGCTTGTGTGGTTTTCCTGTGATGAAAAATGCAGGCCTACCCAGTCTCTCTGCTTCACTCTACCCAGACCCCAACTGGATGCTAATGCCCCGGGCTGTAATTCAGTCCTATCAAGTGCCTGTTTCGGTGGAGGACATGGAGAAAGAAATGCCGCAGATTATACCTAAGATTCCTG GAACAGTTTCACCTCTGAAATGTTCCCCACGATCTCTGGTATGCTCTCGCCGATCTGGGCATATTGTGCCATCACCTGTCATCGTATCTCCTGACCCAGACCTCCTGATTCCCATACGAACTCCAGTACGCCGATAtggagatgaagaagaagaagagcatATCAAATTCTCCCCCCTTGTGAGACA AGACTCTATGGAAACATCTTCAGATCCGGATTCTATCGGGTCCTCCATCAACAGAATGTACAGCACCCTTGATGTTTCTACTcgaagaaaatacattttctctgACAAAATGCCCCGAAAGATCTCCCTGGATGAACAAGAGGACATCCCCTCCCGCAAGATCTCGGAGGAAGAGATGGATGAATCTTTGGTGAACACTTTAAGGAAAGTTTCACGAGACGAACTGGACATCAATACTCCATCAAGAAAGACATCTAGAGATGAACTAGAGGCCACTGTGGACCATCCTAAACAATTAGGTAGAGGAGAAATTGAAGCTAGCATCGATTCAAGGAAATCACCCAGGGATCTACCTCTGGATTCCACAATGAGGTACTACTCTACAGAAAAGATGTGTCCAGCGTTCAGCATGGATACTCAGAGACAACGATCGCTCAGAAAAGATCATATGGACAGCATTTCAAGAGTGATACCAAAAGCAGAGCTCAATAAAGATACCACAAGATATTCAGATGCCTTAATGAACACTTCCATTAAACGCAAAGAAAACCTGGATTTTCCAACCAATATCCAGCGAGGAAGAGTGTTTAGGGAAAACTCCTTTGATGCCACCTTTGATAGTTCAGTGGAAAGctctaaacaattaaaaatggtaGGCAAAACATATTCATCCAAAGACATCCCTTCACGAATGACGGCACAAGATGAATTTGATGTGCCCACGGATTTCGAAAGACAGAAAATAAGAGATATTTCAATGGATATGGCTACAAAAAACATACTGAAAGAGGAGTTTGAGAGAAGCAAATCCTTTAAAGAGAACAGAGAAATCCCCTCAAAAAAAATCTCTCGAGATGAGCAAGATATAGCAATGGAGACACAACGAATACAACGCAAGATAGACAGCTCTGTGGAAACTCCCATTGGTAAAATACAGAGGGAGATGGTGGGTCTATCTGTGGAGGCTCCAAGGTGTAAGATATCTCAGGAAGAATTCCTGGTTACAAACCCGCCTGACCTTACCGTTTGTTCCGTGATGCTCTGGAAACCAGCCTCAGACTCGCTCAGCACACTGGTGTATGACGGCATTCTAGACAAGTCCAACGAAAACCCTCTCATGCCTAGTCCTGGCGATCTCAGTCATGCGTCTTCAGTGTCTTGCTCTTCCCAAAGCCTTCTCGGAAATGAAGGTCAATCTGCAAATTTGTCTTCTTCAGAATCTTGTGGTAGAGACAAGGGCAAGAAATCTTCAAAGCTCaagaatatattcaaaaagataaAGGGAAAGGAAAAAGATAAAGACTCATAA
- the LOC109095406 gene encoding recombining binding protein suppressor of hairless isoform X1: MAPVVTGKFGELPQPKRLTREAMRNYLKERGDQTVLILHAKVAQKSYGNEKRFFCPPPCVYLMGCGWKKKKEQMEREGCSEQESQPCAFIGIGNSEQEMQQLNLEGKNFCTAKTLYISDSDKRKHFMLTVKMFYGNSADIGVFLSKRIKVISKPSKKKQSLKNADLCIASGTKVALFNRLRSQTVSTRYLHVEGGNFHASSQQWGAFYIHLLDDDESEGEEFTVRDGYIHYGQTVKLVCSVTGMALPRLVIRKVDKQTALMEADDPVSQLHKCAFYLKDTERMYLCLSQERIIQFQATPCPKETNKEMINDGASWTIISTDKAEYTFYEGMGPVPSPVTPVPVVESLQLNGGGDVAMLELTGQNFTPNLRVWFGDVEADTMYRCGESVLCVVPDISAFREGWRWVRQPVQVPVTLVRNDGIIYSTALTFTYTPEPGPRPHCSAAGAILRVNSNSSTSPSSSSSSSSLLLQSAVDSQTGYVAAGSVSSSSSSSAMSVS; this comes from the exons ATGGCGCCTGTTGTGACAGG GAAATTTGGGGAGCTCCCTCAGCCGAAGCGTTTAACAAG AGAGGCAATGCGCAACTACTTGAAGGAGAGAGGAGATCAGACAGTACTCATACTGCATGCAAAAGTCGCACAGAAATCATACGGCAATGAAAAAAG ATTCTTCTGTCCTCCACCGTGTGTGTACCTGATGGGTTGTGGCTGGAAGAAAAAGAAGgagcagatggagagagagggcTGTTCGGAGCAGGAGTCTCAGCCTTGTGCCTTTATCGGCATTGGAAACAGTGAACAAGAGATGCAGCAGCTCAACTTGGAGGGCAAG AATTTTTGCACGGCAAAAACATTGTACATTTCTGACTCGGACAAACGGAAGCACTTCATGCTTACAGTGAAAATGTTCTACGGGAACAGCGCGGATATCGGTGTCTTCCTCAGCAAACGAATCAAGGTCATCTCCAAACCTTCCAAAAAGAAACAGTCGCTGAAGAATGCAGACC TGTGCATAGCTTCTGGGACAAAGGTGGCTCTTTTTAACCGCTTGCGGTCTCAGACTGTCAGTACGCGGTACCTTCATGTGGAAGGGGGAAACTTCCATGCTAGTTCACAACAGTGGGGAGCCTTCTACATTCATCTAT TGGATGATGATGAGTCAGAGGGAGAAGAGTTTACAGTCAGAGACGGTTATATCCATTACGGTCAGACAGTGAAGCTGGTGTGCTCTGTGACAGGCATGGCTCTTCCACGACTG GTCATTCGTAAAGTGGACAAGCAAACAGCACTAATGGAAGCTGACGATCCTGTGTCCCAACTACATAAATGTGCCTTCTACCTTAAAGATACAGAGAGGATGTACCTCTGCCTGTCACAAGAGAGGATCATTCAGTTCCAG GCCACACCCTGTcccaaagaaacaaacaaagaaatgatCAATGATGGGGCGTCATGGACAATCATCAGCACAGACAAAGCAGAGTACACTTTCTATGAGGGGATGGGCCCTGTACCCTCACCTGTCACACCCGTGCCTGTTGTTGAAAGTTTACAG CTGAATGGAGGAGGAGATGTTGCCATGCTGGAACTGACAGGACAGAACTTCACGCCTAACCTCAGAGTCTGGTTTGGAGATGTAGAGGCAGACACTATGTACAG ATGTGGCGAAAGTGTGCTCTGCGTGGTTCCCGACATCTCTGCATTCCGTGAGGGGTGGCGTTGGGTTCGGCAGCCAGTGCAGGTTCCTGTGACCTTGGTCCGTAATGATGGCATCATCTACTCCACAGCTTTGACATTTACCTACACGCCGGAGCCAGGACCGCGTCCTCACTGCAGCGCCGCGGGAGCCATACTGCGGGTCAACAGCAACTCCTCCACCTCAccatcttcatcctcctcatcctccagcCTACTGCTGCAGTCAGCTGTCGACAGCCAGACAGGATACGTGGCAGCAGGGAGCGTgtcttcatcttcctcttcctcggCTATGTCTGTCTCCTAA
- the LOC109095406 gene encoding recombining binding protein suppressor of hairless isoform X2, whose translation MRNYLKERGDQTVLILHAKVAQKSYGNEKRFFCPPPCVYLMGCGWKKKKEQMEREGCSEQESQPCAFIGIGNSEQEMQQLNLEGKNFCTAKTLYISDSDKRKHFMLTVKMFYGNSADIGVFLSKRIKVISKPSKKKQSLKNADLCIASGTKVALFNRLRSQTVSTRYLHVEGGNFHASSQQWGAFYIHLLDDDESEGEEFTVRDGYIHYGQTVKLVCSVTGMALPRLVIRKVDKQTALMEADDPVSQLHKCAFYLKDTERMYLCLSQERIIQFQATPCPKETNKEMINDGASWTIISTDKAEYTFYEGMGPVPSPVTPVPVVESLQLNGGGDVAMLELTGQNFTPNLRVWFGDVEADTMYRCGESVLCVVPDISAFREGWRWVRQPVQVPVTLVRNDGIIYSTALTFTYTPEPGPRPHCSAAGAILRVNSNSSTSPSSSSSSSSLLLQSAVDSQTGYVAAGSVSSSSSSSAMSVS comes from the exons ATGCGCAACTACTTGAAGGAGAGAGGAGATCAGACAGTACTCATACTGCATGCAAAAGTCGCACAGAAATCATACGGCAATGAAAAAAG ATTCTTCTGTCCTCCACCGTGTGTGTACCTGATGGGTTGTGGCTGGAAGAAAAAGAAGgagcagatggagagagagggcTGTTCGGAGCAGGAGTCTCAGCCTTGTGCCTTTATCGGCATTGGAAACAGTGAACAAGAGATGCAGCAGCTCAACTTGGAGGGCAAG AATTTTTGCACGGCAAAAACATTGTACATTTCTGACTCGGACAAACGGAAGCACTTCATGCTTACAGTGAAAATGTTCTACGGGAACAGCGCGGATATCGGTGTCTTCCTCAGCAAACGAATCAAGGTCATCTCCAAACCTTCCAAAAAGAAACAGTCGCTGAAGAATGCAGACC TGTGCATAGCTTCTGGGACAAAGGTGGCTCTTTTTAACCGCTTGCGGTCTCAGACTGTCAGTACGCGGTACCTTCATGTGGAAGGGGGAAACTTCCATGCTAGTTCACAACAGTGGGGAGCCTTCTACATTCATCTAT TGGATGATGATGAGTCAGAGGGAGAAGAGTTTACAGTCAGAGACGGTTATATCCATTACGGTCAGACAGTGAAGCTGGTGTGCTCTGTGACAGGCATGGCTCTTCCACGACTG GTCATTCGTAAAGTGGACAAGCAAACAGCACTAATGGAAGCTGACGATCCTGTGTCCCAACTACATAAATGTGCCTTCTACCTTAAAGATACAGAGAGGATGTACCTCTGCCTGTCACAAGAGAGGATCATTCAGTTCCAG GCCACACCCTGTcccaaagaaacaaacaaagaaatgatCAATGATGGGGCGTCATGGACAATCATCAGCACAGACAAAGCAGAGTACACTTTCTATGAGGGGATGGGCCCTGTACCCTCACCTGTCACACCCGTGCCTGTTGTTGAAAGTTTACAG CTGAATGGAGGAGGAGATGTTGCCATGCTGGAACTGACAGGACAGAACTTCACGCCTAACCTCAGAGTCTGGTTTGGAGATGTAGAGGCAGACACTATGTACAG ATGTGGCGAAAGTGTGCTCTGCGTGGTTCCCGACATCTCTGCATTCCGTGAGGGGTGGCGTTGGGTTCGGCAGCCAGTGCAGGTTCCTGTGACCTTGGTCCGTAATGATGGCATCATCTACTCCACAGCTTTGACATTTACCTACACGCCGGAGCCAGGACCGCGTCCTCACTGCAGCGCCGCGGGAGCCATACTGCGGGTCAACAGCAACTCCTCCACCTCAccatcttcatcctcctcatcctccagcCTACTGCTGCAGTCAGCTGTCGACAGCCAGACAGGATACGTGGCAGCAGGGAGCGTgtcttcatcttcctcttcctcggCTATGTCTGTCTCCTAA
- the LOC109095415 gene encoding cysteine-rich hydrophobic domain-containing protein 2-like, with protein sequence MMEDFDEIYEEEEEEEEDEDRAAEEQLLKYAPDPVIVRGSGHVTVFGLSNKFESEFPSALTGKVAPEEFKASINHVNSCLRKALPVNVRWLLCGCLCCCCTLGFSLWPVICLSKRTRRSIEKLLEWENNRLYHKLCLHWRLSKRKCETNNMMEYVILIEFLPKIPIFRPD encoded by the exons ATGATGGAGGACTTTGATGAGATTtacgaggaggaggaagaggaagaagaggacgaGGACAGGGCCGCGGAGGAGCAGCTGCTCAAATACGCTCCTGACCCGGTGATAGTGCGCGGATCCGGACACGTCACTGT GTTTGGACTGAGCAATAAATTTGAGTCTGAGTTTCCCTCGGCCCTTACAGGAAAG GTCGCACCAGAGGAGTTCAAAGCCAGCATAAACCATGTGAACAGCTGTCTGAGGAAGGCTCTCCCAGTGAATGTGCGCTGGCTGCTGTGCGGCTGTCTGTGCTGTTGCTGTACCCTGGGCTTTAGTCTGTGGCCGGTCATCTGTCTGAGCAAGAGG ACACGCAGATCCATAGAGAAGTTACTGGAGTGGGAAAACAACAGATTGTATCACAAG CTATGTTTGCATTGGAGGCTCAGCAAAAGGAAGTGTGAAACCAACAACATGATGGAATAT GTCATCCTGATAGAGTTTCTACCCAAGATTCCCATCTTCAGGCCGGATTAG